The following are encoded together in the uncultured Draconibacterium sp. genome:
- the coaE gene encoding dephospho-CoA kinase (Dephospho-CoA kinase (CoaE) performs the final step in coenzyme A biosynthesis.), which produces MALIVGITGGIGSGKSTVCSVFRLLGAPVFEADAEAKKLTNTSSVIKTGLIDLFGNDIYTTNGTINRKKLAGIIFNDEVQLRKVNGLIHPVVRSEFKTWVEKQNAPYVVHEAAILFESGFYKMMNYTILVSAPENMRINRVANRDSATPEQVKERIGKQWSDEQKRELASFEIKNDNKELIIPQIIRIDKQLKDYGKIW; this is translated from the coding sequence ATGGCACTTATTGTTGGTATAACAGGTGGTATTGGAAGTGGAAAATCAACGGTTTGCTCTGTTTTTAGATTATTGGGAGCACCGGTTTTTGAAGCCGATGCAGAAGCCAAAAAATTAACAAATACAAGTTCGGTAATAAAAACCGGACTTATTGACCTGTTTGGCAACGACATTTATACCACAAATGGCACAATTAACCGAAAAAAACTTGCTGGCATAATTTTTAATGATGAAGTTCAGCTAAGGAAAGTTAACGGGTTAATACATCCGGTTGTTCGCTCTGAATTTAAAACGTGGGTTGAAAAACAAAATGCACCTTATGTAGTTCACGAAGCAGCAATTCTTTTTGAAAGCGGTTTTTATAAAATGATGAATTATACCATTTTGGTTTCGGCGCCTGAAAACATGAGAATAAACAGAGTGGCTAATCGAGATAGTGCCACACCGGAACAAGTAAAAGAACGAATTGGAAAACAATGGTCGGATGAGCAAAAAAGAGAACTGGCCTCATTCGAAATTAAAAATGATAATAAAGAACTAATAATCCCTCAGATTATACGAATTGATAAGCAATTAAAAGATTATGGCAAAATTTGGTAA
- a CDS encoding exonuclease domain-containing protein, whose amino-acid sequence MFAIIDIETTGHSAKFGKITEIALYQHNGQEVTHSFSTLINPEMDIPYFITELTGIDNEMVKNAPKFYEVAKTIVELTQGRTFVAHNVSFDYNFIKEEFNKLGYNYMQKTMCTVKLSRRLLPGHGSYSLGKLCSDLNIEINGRHRAAGDALATVKLFEILLQKNKLIGNPKAVDNFKLF is encoded by the coding sequence TTGTTTGCTATAATCGACATCGAAACAACAGGACACAGCGCCAAATTCGGTAAAATAACTGAAATTGCTTTGTATCAACATAATGGACAAGAAGTAACTCACTCCTTCTCAACGTTAATTAACCCTGAAATGGATATTCCTTATTTTATAACTGAGTTGACCGGAATAGACAATGAAATGGTTAAAAATGCCCCCAAATTTTATGAGGTTGCTAAAACGATTGTAGAACTTACACAAGGCAGAACTTTTGTTGCTCACAATGTAAGTTTCGACTACAACTTTATAAAAGAAGAATTTAACAAGCTGGGATACAATTACATGCAAAAAACAATGTGCACTGTAAAACTGTCGCGCAGGTTATTGCCCGGACACGGGTCTTATTCGTTGGGGAAACTTTGTTCCGATTTAAATATCGAAATCAATGGAAGGCACCGCGCTGCAGGCGATGCTCTTGCCACTGTTAAACTTTTTGAAATATTATTACAAAAAAATAAATTGATTGGAAATCCTAAAGCTGTTGACAACTTTAAGCTTTTCTAA
- the argS gene encoding arginine--tRNA ligase, whose protein sequence is MSIETIIQKATIEAVKTLYGAEVNENQVQVQNTRKEVEGDITIVVFPFLRLSKKSPELTAEDLGTYLTENVDLVDSYNVIKGFLNLEISTSYWLNVLNTSYTNDRFGFKQADENSKLVMIEYSSPNTNKPLHLGHIRNNLLGYSIAEIVKANGNKVVKTNIVNDRGIHICKSMYAWQQWGNGETPESSGLKGDHLVGKYYVEFDKHYKSEIAELTEKGLSKEEAETQALSIIAARDLLRKWEAKDEQTVELWKTMNEWVYAGFDVTYKTLGVDFDKIYYESDTYLIGKDEVLRGLKEGVFYQKDDNSVWADLSGEGLDQKILLRSDGTSVYMTQDIGTAKMRFNDFTIDKMVYVVGNEQNYHFQVLANLLDKLGYAWGKDLYHFSYGMVELPSGKMKSREGTVVDADDLVEGMVKVAREMSTELGKLDSLTEQEAQETYRMIALGALKYFILKVDPRKNMMFNPEESIDFNGNTGPFVQYTYARIQSVLRKAADKNIVVNPEQNITDISAKEKDLLKRISLFPAAVKEAGDNYSPAIIANYCYELVKEFNQFYHDHHILGEPNADVMNFRLVLASAVGKVIQKGMNLLGVEMPERM, encoded by the coding sequence ATGAGTATTGAAACAATTATACAAAAAGCTACCATTGAGGCAGTAAAAACACTTTACGGAGCTGAAGTAAATGAAAATCAGGTTCAGGTACAGAATACACGAAAGGAAGTAGAAGGCGACATTACAATTGTTGTTTTTCCGTTTTTACGTTTGTCAAAAAAATCGCCTGAACTAACTGCCGAAGATTTGGGAACTTATCTTACCGAAAATGTTGATCTTGTAGATTCATACAACGTTATTAAAGGATTTTTAAACCTGGAAATTAGCACAAGTTATTGGTTAAATGTATTAAACACCAGCTACACAAACGATCGTTTTGGTTTTAAGCAAGCCGATGAAAACAGTAAACTGGTGATGATTGAATACTCATCGCCCAATACCAATAAACCGCTTCATTTAGGGCATATTCGGAATAACCTGCTTGGGTATTCCATTGCTGAAATTGTAAAGGCAAATGGAAACAAAGTGGTTAAAACAAACATTGTTAACGACCGTGGAATCCATATTTGTAAATCGATGTATGCCTGGCAACAATGGGGGAATGGCGAAACTCCTGAAAGCTCAGGCTTGAAAGGCGACCACCTTGTTGGAAAATATTACGTTGAATTCGATAAACATTATAAGTCTGAAATTGCTGAGCTAACGGAAAAAGGATTATCAAAAGAAGAGGCTGAAACCCAGGCTCTATCTATAATTGCTGCCAGAGATTTACTCCGAAAATGGGAAGCCAAAGACGAACAAACAGTTGAACTTTGGAAAACAATGAACGAGTGGGTATATGCCGGATTTGATGTTACCTATAAAACTCTGGGAGTTGATTTTGATAAAATCTATTACGAGTCGGATACTTATTTGATTGGTAAAGATGAGGTCTTAAGAGGCTTAAAAGAAGGTGTTTTTTACCAAAAAGATGACAATTCGGTTTGGGCCGATTTAAGCGGCGAAGGATTGGACCAGAAAATTTTGTTACGTAGCGATGGTACATCGGTTTATATGACGCAGGATATAGGAACAGCCAAAATGCGTTTTAACGATTTTACCATCGATAAAATGGTTTATGTAGTAGGCAATGAGCAAAATTATCATTTTCAGGTTTTAGCAAACCTCCTGGATAAACTTGGTTATGCCTGGGGTAAAGATTTATACCACTTTTCGTATGGTATGGTTGAATTGCCATCGGGAAAAATGAAATCGCGTGAAGGAACTGTAGTTGATGCCGACGATCTGGTTGAAGGAATGGTAAAAGTTGCCCGCGAAATGTCAACTGAGTTGGGTAAACTGGATTCGCTTACTGAGCAGGAAGCACAAGAAACATATCGAATGATCGCACTTGGAGCGTTAAAGTATTTTATTTTAAAAGTTGATCCTCGTAAAAATATGATGTTTAATCCGGAAGAATCAATTGATTTTAACGGAAATACAGGACCTTTTGTACAGTACACTTATGCACGTATCCAATCTGTATTACGTAAAGCAGCCGATAAAAATATTGTTGTTAATCCGGAACAAAATATTACTGATATTTCGGCGAAGGAAAAGGATTTATTAAAACGTATTTCGCTATTTCCTGCTGCAGTAAAAGAGGCGGGTGACAATTATAGCCCTGCCATTATCGCAAATTATTGTTATGAGCTGGTAAAAGAATTTAATCAGTTTTATCACGATCACCATATTTTGGGAGAACCTAATGCCGATGTAATGAATTTCCGATTGGTACTTGCCTCTGCAGTGGGGAAAGTAATACAAAAGGGAATGAATTTGTTGGGTGTTGAAATGCCGGAGAGGATGTAA
- a CDS encoding mechanosensitive ion channel domain-containing protein, whose protein sequence is MDKTNALFERWFHEQNIERLLIISIGVFLTLLFSYYLKKVISRRVVDADNKYRSRKAVNIVSYALIVSVVLFVFSDKLGNIGIALGLAGAGIAFALQEVITSVAGWISIMTSNSIKIGQRIKVGQIIGDIIDIGVFKTTIMELGDWVEGDLYNGRITQLANSFVFKEPLQNYSADYPFLWDEITIPIRTESDFNRARKVFEEVANEVCGAYSEKSKVVWTQMTNKYRIEDADVQPLVTLTFDENWITFTIRYVVDYKKRRSTKDKLYTRFLEEIRKFDNIIMIATSSLEVSNVVIPNDTSDSPKDI, encoded by the coding sequence ATGGATAAGACAAATGCATTATTTGAACGTTGGTTTCATGAACAGAATATAGAGCGTTTATTAATCATAAGCATTGGAGTGTTTTTAACACTCCTGTTTTCGTATTATCTCAAAAAGGTAATATCGAGGCGGGTGGTAGATGCTGATAATAAATATCGCTCCAGAAAGGCTGTAAATATTGTAAGTTATGCATTAATTGTAAGTGTTGTTTTATTTGTTTTTAGTGATAAACTCGGAAATATTGGAATTGCGCTTGGGCTTGCCGGTGCCGGAATTGCTTTTGCACTGCAGGAAGTTATTACCAGTGTTGCCGGTTGGATTAGTATAATGACCTCGAATTCAATTAAAATAGGTCAGCGTATAAAAGTGGGACAAATAATAGGCGATATAATTGATATTGGAGTTTTTAAAACCACTATTATGGAGTTGGGAGATTGGGTTGAAGGAGATTTGTACAACGGAAGAATTACTCAACTTGCGAATAGTTTTGTTTTTAAAGAACCCTTGCAGAATTACTCGGCTGATTACCCTTTTTTATGGGATGAAATAACGATCCCAATTCGTACTGAGAGCGATTTTAATCGTGCACGTAAGGTCTTTGAAGAAGTAGCGAATGAAGTTTGTGGAGCTTACTCTGAAAAATCGAAAGTAGTATGGACACAAATGACAAACAAGTACCGTATTGAGGATGCGGATGTACAGCCACTGGTAACATTAACATTCGACGAAAACTGGATTACCTTTACAATACGTTATGTGGTTGATTACAAAAAGCGAAGAAGTACAAAAGACAAACTTTATACCCGCTTCTTGGAAGAAATTCGAAAATTCGATAATATCATTATGATTGCCACATCATCATTAGAAGTGTCAAATGTTGTTATCCCAAACGATACGTCTGATTCGCCAAAGGATATATAG
- a CDS encoding TerB family tellurite resistance protein, whose amino-acid sequence MAKFGKWIGAGLGAFAGGPIGAIIGFTIGSMFDGGQEAVKRGTRGGYSSRTTTGGYVMSLLVLVAAVMKADGKVLKSELDYVKKFMVHNFGEASAQEAIKMLKDLLNQTIPVNEVCLQIKQNMNYSARLQLVHFLFGIAQADGHVDPNEQNLITQICNQMGIGTSDFESIQAMFVPNTDSDYKILEIERTATDDELKKAYRRMAMKYHPDKVSTLGEEVQNAAKEKFQKVNQAYENIKKERKIA is encoded by the coding sequence ATGGCAAAATTTGGTAAATGGATAGGCGCCGGACTTGGAGCTTTTGCAGGTGGCCCAATAGGAGCAATTATAGGTTTTACAATTGGCTCAATGTTCGACGGTGGACAGGAAGCAGTTAAACGTGGCACCAGAGGTGGTTATTCGAGCCGTACCACAACGGGGGGTTATGTAATGAGTTTATTGGTACTTGTTGCAGCAGTGATGAAAGCTGACGGCAAAGTATTAAAATCGGAACTCGATTATGTGAAAAAATTTATGGTGCACAATTTTGGTGAAGCATCGGCTCAGGAAGCCATAAAAATGTTAAAAGACCTGCTAAACCAAACCATTCCGGTAAATGAAGTTTGTTTACAAATTAAACAAAACATGAACTACTCGGCGCGTTTGCAGTTGGTACATTTCCTTTTTGGAATTGCACAAGCCGATGGACATGTTGACCCAAATGAGCAAAATTTAATCACACAAATCTGCAATCAGATGGGAATTGGTACCAGCGACTTTGAGTCCATTCAGGCTATGTTTGTGCCAAACACCGACAGCGATTACAAAATCCTTGAAATTGAACGTACTGCCACCGATGATGAACTAAAAAAAGCATACAGACGTATGGCAATGAAATACCACCCTGACAAAGTGAGTACTTTGGGTGAAGAGGTACAAAATGCTGCCAAAGAAAAATTCCAAAAGGTAAATCAGGCATACGAGAATATTAAAAAGGAACGAAAAATTGCCTAA
- a CDS encoding MOSC domain-containing protein, translated as MKIISTNIAEPKTFVWNGKKVTTGLFKYAVNSPIFLGDEDVDNDHVIDRQHHGGVDKACYLYSADHYKYWQKLYPELELPWGMFGENLTVEGLHEADVNIGDIYKIGETLVQATQPRQPCFKLQFRFNDKEIVRKFVDSGFSGVYVRVLKKGKIKAGDSMTLIEKKEALSIRKVYEMLYASEFDPTVGQAVNDPFIAASCKRDLLKRWGDNL; from the coding sequence ATGAAAATAATTTCGACAAATATTGCAGAGCCCAAAACTTTCGTATGGAACGGTAAGAAAGTTACAACCGGACTTTTTAAATATGCGGTAAACTCTCCCATTTTTCTGGGTGACGAAGATGTGGATAATGATCATGTTATTGATCGGCAACACCATGGAGGAGTAGATAAAGCTTGCTATTTGTATTCTGCCGACCATTACAAGTACTGGCAAAAACTCTACCCGGAGTTGGAGTTACCATGGGGAATGTTTGGTGAAAACCTTACGGTGGAAGGATTACACGAAGCTGATGTCAATATTGGAGATATTTACAAAATTGGAGAAACGCTGGTTCAGGCAACACAACCCCGCCAACCCTGTTTTAAGTTACAGTTTCGTTTTAACGATAAAGAAATTGTTCGAAAATTTGTTGACTCAGGCTTTTCAGGAGTGTATGTCCGAGTGCTTAAAAAAGGCAAAATCAAGGCAGGCGATTCGATGACTTTGATCGAAAAAAAGGAAGCGCTATCCATCCGGAAAGTATATGAAATGCTTTATGCCAGCGAGTTTGATCCAACGGTTGGGCAAGCTGTAAACGATCCGTTTATTGCAGCCAGCTGCAAACGCGATTTGCTAAAACGTTGGGGCGATAATCTGTAA
- a CDS encoding class II aldolase/adducin family protein, which produces MTTDYLNERKALVEAGLKLIEQGLVSRTWGNISMKVNDTEMLITPSGKFYEDLTPADMVLVNFVTNQFNPNGVQPSSEFKMHSGIYKDRNEFKAIIHTHQMNASTCAAARREVPPILDDLAQIIGPSVRVAKYATPSTKKIVRETVKAMRGRNAALMANHGAVCAGRDLDEAFVVCQVLEKACKAFIEAEFLGGAKHINKFEAWAMHQFYIKKYSKLANKNS; this is translated from the coding sequence ATGACAACAGATTATTTAAATGAACGAAAAGCGCTGGTTGAAGCCGGGCTTAAACTGATAGAACAAGGTTTGGTTTCGCGAACCTGGGGGAATATTAGTATGAAGGTAAACGATACTGAAATGTTGATTACTCCAAGTGGAAAGTTCTATGAAGATCTTACTCCTGCAGATATGGTTCTGGTGAACTTTGTAACAAACCAATTCAACCCGAACGGAGTACAACCATCTTCGGAATTTAAAATGCATTCGGGCATTTATAAAGATCGGAATGAATTTAAGGCCATCATTCATACCCACCAAATGAATGCCTCTACATGTGCAGCTGCGCGTCGCGAAGTTCCCCCTATTTTAGATGATTTAGCTCAGATAATTGGCCCTTCGGTTCGTGTAGCAAAATACGCCACGCCTTCGACAAAAAAGATAGTTCGCGAAACCGTAAAAGCAATGCGTGGCCGAAACGCAGCGCTTATGGCCAATCATGGTGCTGTTTGTGCAGGCCGCGATTTAGACGAAGCTTTTGTAGTTTGCCAGGTACTTGAAAAAGCGTGCAAAGCATTTATTGAGGCAGAGTTTTTAGGTGGTGCCAAACACATCAACAAATTTGAAGCCTGGGCAATGCACCAATTTTACATTAAAAAATATTCAAAACTGGCAAATAAGAACAGCTAA
- a CDS encoding OmpA family protein — translation MKKITFFFLMLTFIVGGVVAQNADNKWAIGLGPGIDYNLEKEESNILADFYISRYLSPSFDLMLDNRVSWWEDGVDMNTALLNLRYKLSNGYIFKENSAIQPYLFGGVGYMWDNNANGVNFDGGLGFKVPVSEKVALFVAGSYVSGIDGERLMPGQGLVSVNDDRFQVTSIIEFALGKAKDSDGDGVPDKKDECPDTPPGVQVDEKGCPLDRDGDGVPDYKDDCPDEPGLAKFNGCPDRDGDGIPDKDDECPDVPGLAKFKGCPDTDGDGVPDHKDKCPDTPKGCPVDADGCPLDSDGDGVIDCEDDCPTVAGPASNKGCPDWQSLTIPAIYFDLNKAVLKEEGKAELDKLADQLMASKEFELVISGHTCSVGTEEYNMGLSEKRAQAVVKYLLSKGVNNAYVGSNNYGETKPAVDNDTRAHRKMNRRAEFDVAKIRK, via the coding sequence ATGAAAAAAATTACTTTTTTCTTTTTAATGCTCACCTTTATTGTTGGAGGAGTTGTAGCACAAAATGCTGATAACAAATGGGCGATTGGCTTGGGCCCCGGTATTGATTATAACCTGGAAAAAGAAGAGTCAAATATTCTTGCTGACTTTTACATTAGCCGTTATTTGAGTCCTTCGTTCGACCTTATGCTTGATAACCGCGTTTCATGGTGGGAAGATGGAGTAGATATGAATACTGCATTGTTAAACCTGAGATACAAACTTAGCAATGGCTACATCTTTAAAGAAAACAGTGCAATTCAGCCTTACTTGTTTGGAGGAGTTGGTTACATGTGGGATAACAATGCCAATGGGGTAAACTTCGACGGTGGTCTTGGTTTTAAAGTTCCTGTTAGTGAAAAAGTAGCACTTTTTGTTGCCGGTTCATACGTTAGTGGAATTGATGGCGAAAGATTAATGCCTGGTCAGGGACTTGTATCAGTTAACGACGATCGTTTTCAGGTAACAAGTATTATTGAGTTTGCATTAGGTAAAGCAAAAGATTCTGATGGTGACGGCGTTCCTGATAAAAAAGATGAGTGTCCAGATACTCCTCCAGGAGTTCAGGTTGATGAAAAAGGATGTCCGCTTGACCGCGATGGCGACGGCGTTCCTGATTATAAAGATGATTGTCCGGATGAGCCGGGATTGGCCAAATTTAATGGTTGCCCAGACCGTGATGGCGATGGTATTCCTGATAAAGACGATGAGTGTCCGGATGTACCAGGTTTAGCTAAATTTAAAGGTTGTCCTGATACTGATGGTGATGGTGTACCGGATCACAAAGACAAATGTCCTGATACTCCAAAAGGATGTCCGGTTGATGCAGATGGTTGCCCACTTGATTCAGACGGCGACGGTGTTATCGACTGTGAGGATGACTGCCCAACCGTTGCAGGCCCTGCCAGCAACAAAGGTTGTCCAGACTGGCAATCGTTAACTATTCCTGCAATTTATTTCGATTTGAACAAAGCTGTACTTAAAGAAGAAGGCAAAGCCGAATTGGATAAACTGGCAGATCAGTTGATGGCAAGTAAAGAATTCGAACTTGTAATTAGCGGTCATACTTGTAGTGTTGGAACAGAAGAGTACAACATGGGACTTTCAGAAAAACGTGCACAAGCAGTTGTTAAATACTTACTTTCAAAAGGAGTAAATAACGCATACGTTGGTTCAAACAACTATGGTGAAACAAAACCTGCAGTTGATAACGATACAAGAGCACATCGTAAAATGAATCGTAGAGCTGAATTTGATGTTGCAAAAATTCGCAAATAA